Genomic segment of Benincasa hispida cultivar B227 chromosome 1, ASM972705v1, whole genome shotgun sequence:
GTTGAAAGAAATGATAGAACTTGACAAGTTTAGAGATAAAATTCAAGATATCTTTGGTAGACAATTAAAATcttgtttatgtttttagtttagctgaacttaataaatatgtatttGGTAGGCCGACAATAATATGTTTTTCGAAAACTGCTATTAGATTATGTATCCAAATGATGCAAACTATGAAAATAATATCTTCTATCTTCTTAGTATATTAagttcttaaatttaaaatttaaaacgtaagataatatacaaaattatatataaaaaaaattaacaaatctaGTATTCTATGACATAAACTTATTTATGTTCGCATATGTATTATATAGTATACTATAAtgtcacaaaataataataaagaaaagctAACAGAAAACTGTTGGAGTTGGTGttctaaatctcgtaaggtcctgtagtttgtaatagtttgtaattatattgtacaaacattttatttatttaataaaatataagatgtcttatttgacatttagtagcattaaacctacaaaccaatcaattatctttcgtagattatgttgggattgatgtcctaaatctcttgtattctagattctaaacattgtataaacaaatagtatacactaaatccaataaactaatatcctatGTCATTTTACGTTATTTagacatgtatgtagagacatacgagcgaatcatgtttaaatgataacctaaacggtctatagtagatggataaagttgggtaccttattctagtgacactacggatacggtccactttatagatgttacgagtattgtaaagtgttacaaattgaAGGATCTATTTGAAGGGTCCgtagcggaagcggatcgtcccaattcccaaaaatttacaaaaatattaagTTTACATTATACAGAAACAGACAATACATTCAAATATACAAAATACGACATGCTTTAGAAATTAGAAGGGAAGAAACGAAAAGAGaacacttacctttgaagaatccaaATCTTCACATTTCCTCTTctttgtggaaaaaaaaaacgaacaGATTCGAAAGGCCAAGTGGGCACCACCAACAGGAATCCTCAGTATTCTCAAGCAGAGAATTCAAAAGGTGTGGGCCTCTGgctattttgtattttgtgagGGAATGGAAAATTGACAGAAAATGAGAAAGGATGATGAATTTTTCGCATAGAGTTTTCCTGTGTTGAGAGCATCTTTAGAAAAACTCATTTCACATCAACTGCAGAGCATGAGGAGCACACTTCTCACTCTCACATCTGAAAGAGGAAATGGTGGGGAGGGAATTtaccaaaaaatatttttttaattaaaaaaatattaaaattaattttaataacaaactttaatatatatatatatattaaactatatgttatatcaaatataacatataacctatagttcaatattatatccaatacaatatctgtctcttatacacatctagatgtgtataagagacagaccgaGGTGCCCTCATGGATGTGTAGCTTGAAGCCCCAACGGTAcgtgaacaattaattaaactctttaattaaattattcaccattcgttaactatcagacactcTAATAAAAACTTCTCACTCTCACATCTGAGGGAGCAAAAGGTAGGGAAGGAGTTAAAACTCCctcctaaaaatatttttgtttaattaaaaattattaaaattaattttaataacaaactttaatatatatatatatatatatatatatatatatctatgataacaatcatataatatatattaaactatatgttatatcaaatataacatataacctatagttcaatattatatccaatacaatataacctatggtttaattctctcaacaatgatacttaatataaatcccatttatattaaatttaattatatgaatccaattcacataattactatttgaaccatattcaaatatttaatttatctcaaattacttaatattataatgtatcaaatatattatattaattatatcatatataattaatttctttaattaatttgaacaattcaaaataatccaaaaaccgattctcattaatttccgttgagctaccgaggtGCCCTCATGGATGTGTAGCTTGAAGCCCCAACGGTAcgtgaacaattaattaaactctttaattaaattataccGCTCTAACGGTACCTGTAGCTTGGTGTGAGGcggtagcaacgcttgtctatgagtcatcgcaatgcttgtctatgagctgattagccACAACTAACCGCTTGAGAGGATGAGTAATGGAACACACTAAaacaaagtatgcattgttcctagagataggcacgatcttatgctcgacgcaatcatgtattatagagatataggcatgcggctgaccaccaagaggtgtgcgatgcgttagtatggcgagctgggattactcgggcgacctaacataatgaatattattatgcattaacaactgttgcatctctaccaattctcatagttaaactttcattgctcaatctgtttagttaggagtaggagtaggagtaTTGTATAATCCTTTAACtttgtctttttacttttattcaccGCCTAAAtcgcattacttcacaaacattattAAGTTACAAGTACTTgtgtttgacctcagatcatcccgagaaacttgcgttctcgttatacttggcgagaaagtatgaaaacttgtggcaggaacgcataGTAATTGCATACATGCTTAAGcgcatattgtatattttctagtccaacgcatggagatcaatgcatagcataagatgcatatttatttcctcttcttttccaaTACGACAATAAGTCTCATCTTCCtaattcttctttctttctattgagcatgttgtatttttcatctcaaatgcataattttctttaaaaactatggtttctttaaaaaaaaaacaagttcataaattaattagcGATAGATTATCTGTTAGACTAAATATTCAGCTAGCTTTATGGtttctatatatattattgaatacattttaaaaatattattaaaattgaaatttaatttaagattttaattctataaaaccataaaatagaacattgttttcaaattgtctacaaaaacaagtttttttccgttcattttaaatttaaataaattattaatttttttaaaaaaatttaactaatatatattttaaaagatgtTATTTTAATACAACTACGACCGAAAAATTGAATCTTCAACTTCTAAATACAAAAGTCACGTCAGaaattaactttattattttaaaaggtttttaaaaaaggggaaaaaaaagagaaattgtatatttgttttaaataatattaaaagagGAAGTGAGTAGTAAAAACAAGTAGCGTCCAAGTGTAGGAAGAGTGTGGGAATCTGGGTATAGGTCTGCAAAACAGGCGGGGCCCACATCACATTAAACGAAGAGGATCGCACCGTCCACGAAATAAGATCGAAGGGTGGagatttagagagagaaaacaaATAATGGAGTGTTGTAAGTAAGTAAGTTAAGTAAAGAGTAACTCAGATGTTGGTCCTGTACGAGACACCACCCTCTACCTTTTTTCTCCCCCACGTACGTAACCCACACGGGTGTTCTTTTCTCCTATTTTACACTTTGACATAAAATATGTAGTTGGAGGTTAAGAAGGTTaaaaatgaataataataacaacaattacAATACAATGATGTGtttttattcaaagaaaaacaaaaaaaattgtagtaATGCTAAGAATACATAGTCATACCACTCttagaaaaaattatatatagtgAAATATTGAAAGGAGGGGTAAATGAGTAATTTAGGGATAAAAAATGGTTCAAATACAAACGCTCCAAAGGAACCCTCACCCACCAAGTTCAGCCACACAATAAGACAAACgccccctctctctctctctcttctttttgaGCTCTATGTCTTTGACTTCAAATCCTCTCtagcatttaaaaaaaaaaattcccattttatttttaaaacgataagggaaagaaaaaaaaaacaaaggaatcAGCATGCAGAGGCAGAATCAGAAGCAGATGAGCAGGTTGAAGTTGAACAAAAATTTTCCTTCTGCAGCCTCTTTAACTCTCTCATTTTCCTCTATTCTtcttcatattttcatacataTATAAACAACACTACCCCCCCTCCCTTCAATTTCTGAATGGGATCACCATCCAATTACTATTACcatttctctcttcttctcatTCTTTTCCTCCTTACGGCTTTATTCCCTCGCCTTGTCTCTGCCTCTCCAGGTAAATTTACTGTAACCCGTcagtttaaaactaaaaaattatggattaattattaattatatacttACGTGTCAGAAAGCGGAGGGTGGATTGGGGATCGGAAGAGTTTGGTTGGACCGGGATCGTGCCCGCCGACCTGTCGAGCAAAGTGTGGGAGATGCAGGCCGTGTGAACCGGTTCATGTTCCAATTCAACCGGGTTTGAGTGTGCCATTGGAGTATTATCCTGAAGCTTGGAGATGCAAGTGTGGGAATAAACTGTTCATGCCTTGACATTATTTCTTCcacaaatagtaattaatttaattttctccttttacgggttttgaaattaattaattattttatgtcgTGTTTGTTTGTGTGTGTATATAGTTATATTGATCTGCTTAGTTATTATTGGTGGTAGTACTATAATTGCTATGCTTGAAACTGGGCAGAGGAGAATTAATCGATTTAATTAATGTATCCTTAAACATAACATTAATTAAAAGCTATTTCTTTGTTTGTACTTGGTGTTTTCACTTCGGGGACtaatcataaaaaataattaattaaaaagtgtCATTTCCTTGTTAATTTGTGGGGTGTTTTCCAAtttattgtctatttttttttaataaaatccaACGATTATGTAACTGGGGACTCTCGACCCTTGTAATAGTAATTAGTGCTAGCaattttattctttacaaattttaattaaataattctgGATAGTTTATTTGGTATTTTTTCTTTAGCAAGGTGAGAAATTAGGTTAGTTATGAGGAGAAAGTattcaaaaatccattttttttgaaaaaaaaattggagaaccTAAAGACTTTTGAAGTGACCTAATTTGTTGTACGTAAATTCTTGTGAACTCATTAATTCCTACCCTGCTGCTTGTGAACATGTTACCTAAATTCTTGCCATCTCATCATATTATATAAGCACTTAGAATGGGTAGAAATTGAGCCATACTACTGCTTGTGAACAATTTCATCTAGGGAATTGTAGCTCGTTTTCATAACGTATTCATATGTCATTAACAGTTTAATAGAAGTCATTGTCACTAAGggcaaaacaaataaaaacttCAGACCGCACAATTTGACTAATATTTAGAGATGACATGCAAAAAAACTCCATAGACACACGGTTTACACTCAGGCCAAATATGATAGATAATATTACGACAAACAATCCTCTAAACCTTACATCGGAGACTGATTAcatacaataaaatgaaaattcattTAAACTTTAGTATCTCAATGATACTCAACATAAGAGCATATCCTCCAAATAACCTTGCTAAAAGTGCACTCAATGAATAAAAACGATCTCTATACACCACCGATTTCGCATCTTTAATTGAGGAAGGTGATTGAATTTAACGGATTGTTTAATGAACTTTCTTCTTTAccctatttttttagtttagtaATCTTATTAATCACTCTTTAGAGTTCACACACTAAATAGACATAAATCTAAACTAGGGTTAAAGGTAGGATAAAAAATGGGGAAGAAGAATTAAAATTGTTAACGCAAATTATGTAATTATGTCTGATTAGTATTTTTGTTTGGGATAGCGTATTTAAGTTCTTCTACAAAGGTTATTGAACAGAAAATTACTACATTCAGAAAAACAATGATTAAAAGTTCACGTGTAATTTTGTTGATCCGTGTCCAGAATTATAGAAGGTATGAACAGTAAAAATAAGTACAGTTTTGAAGTTTTGCAAAACACAAGATGAAGCTGTTAAGAAAAGCAGAAAAAAGGCTGATCTAAAACAGTGAATATCAACCCAATTATCCCAACAAATCTAAACTTGATGGTTTCAAATTTCAatataaagttattttgaaatttggttcatttgcattggaaaacgcaatacaaaacaaaaaacgagAAACTGGAATTATATATACATCTGGGGTTAAATGATTAAAATTCTGCAAATTCCTCTCTCTCTACTTTTTTATTACTCAATATTTACAATAGCAATTTCTATATCTGTCAGTTCCAATACCTTTTCAATTATAATCTTCAATTGCACCTAAATTCCCTTgtctcaagaaaaaaaaaaaaaaaacttcttttatcCCCCTCTTCTTAGATTGAAAAAAAGTGAggtaaaatatatttgattccatgttaattttggatttaattttcatttgattcttAAGTTACAAATGGTACCCTATTGGTtcttaattttgagttttgtgtcaatttaatatctaaatatcaaaatgttataattttatttttgacatttgagttttgtttgaatttaaATCCTAGGTTTTAAGATTCACTTTTAACTTACGTGTTTCACTGAATAGCCATGGTCTATCTTTAGTGTTGatatttatcaattaatttaaaataataataataaaaatcgaaattaaaagtataaatctagAAACCTAGAaactaaattaaacaaaactcaaaactaatCTAGAAACCTAGAAACTAAATCAAACAAACATAAAACTTAAGACATAAAGTGTAACATCTTGAAATCTGAGTACCGAATGAAAATCAAACTCGGAAGTTatgaacaaaaaatatatatatttttccaaaatatcatgtatcaaaataaaatgattacaaaAGTTTATGACTAAAatgcaatttatattttttaaaaaaatattttttatcctTAAACTTGTCAAATTGTATCAATTCTCATCATAAACTTCTAGTGAATCCTAAATTGAACCATTTTTGTAGCCAAAGTCTCAAATTTAATTGACATGTATTCACTTTCCATTGAGGTTGAAGGTTTAGACCAATCATACCCACTCCttgtaccaaaaaaaaaaggttgtttaataatttaccgtcttttttttattttgtttagacATGTACTATTTTtaacccaaaaagaaaaaaacttaaatGTAGAAATCTTTAAACAAAAACCatgtactattttttttagacgTGTACTATTTTTAacccatttttgttttttttaaaagaaattttaataTCGTGTCATACATATTTGGGGGCGTTTGACTTACCAATATGGGTTAAGTTTGAGTTGGTATTGGCTCACCAacttttaaatgttggtggagttgaattggtatattttactaactcaccccaactctctCTTCTTCTCATGTTTTCAATAGCTCCACCCATCGACCACTGTCACACTTTGAAAACTAACtccaggctccgacaaccaccttcgatgataATTTTAGTGACCAACATCGagctttgacaaccacctccgatgtcAACTCCGACAACTAACTTtggactccgacaaccacctttgatGACAATTTCGATGAAGAAAATTCagactccaacaaccacctccgatgacagcTCTGGTGACCAACTCTGAGCTCTGACAACTTTCGCGCGACCAACTC
This window contains:
- the LOC120091288 gene encoding EPIDERMAL PATTERNING FACTOR-like protein 4 — encoded protein: MGSPSNYYYHFSLLLILFLLTALFPRLVSASPESGGWIGDRKSLVGPGSCPPTCRAKCGRCRPCEPVHVPIQPGLSVPLEYYPEAWRCKCGNKLFMP